The Oncorhynchus gorbuscha isolate QuinsamMale2020 ecotype Even-year unplaced genomic scaffold, OgorEven_v1.0 Un_scaffold_552, whole genome shotgun sequence genome contains a region encoding:
- the LOC124018620 gene encoding amine sulfotransferase-like translates to MAQQVYKLLGEQLFTYKGQVFPVADTHELTTEYIDSLEHFEIKDSDVFLVTFPKSGTVIYVTRNPKDILVSYFHFTKFMKNLDSPEDYDEMLDKFFCGWMLGGCWFDHVRGWYNNQDKYNILFLSYEEMIKDLRSVVERLAEFVGKSLSDAAIDSIVEKVTFNNMKKDDKDNYEFLPEIVNDKKKGKFLRKGTIGDWKNSLTVAQSERFDQIYQERMKDLSLTFVWDITELHG, encoded by the exons atggctcaACAAGTGTATAAGCTTCTCGGTGAGCAGTTGTTTACGTATAAAGGCCAGGTGTTTCCCGTGGCTGACACGCATGAATTAACCACGGAATATATCGACAGCTTGGAACACTTTGAGATCAAGGACAGTGATGTTTTCCTTGTCACTTTCCCCAAATCAG gtaca GTAATCTATGTGACCAGGAACCCTAAAGACATCCTGGTGTCCTACTTCCACTTCACTAAATTCATGAAGAATCTGGACAGTCCAGAAGACTATGACGAGATGCTGGACAAGTTCTTCTGTGGATGGA TGCTTGGTGGCTGCTGGTTCGACCATGTCAGAGGATGGTACAACAACCAGGACAAATACAACATCCTGTTCCTCAGCTATGAAGAGATGATCAAG GACCTGAGATCGGTGGTAGAGCGTCTGGCTGAGTTTGTTGGGAAGAGCCTATCTGATGCAGCTATAGACAGCATAGTGGAGAAAGTCACCTTCAATAACATGAAGAAAGATGACAAGGACAACTATGAGTTCTTGCCTGAGATCGTCAATGACAAGAAGAAGGGGAAGTTCCTACGCAAAG gtaccATAGGAGACTGGAAGAACTCGTTGACGGTGGCTCAGAGTGAACGCTTTGACCAGATCTATCAGGAGAGGATGAAGGACCTGTCTCTCACCTTCGTCTGGGACATCACAGAGCTTCACGgctga